In one Hyphomicrobium sp. 99 genomic region, the following are encoded:
- a CDS encoding GcrA family cell cycle regulator encodes MSWTDERVDLLKRLWSEGLSASQIAGRLGSVTRNAVIGKVHRLGLSGRATTSRMKSHRPRTRLANAKRPVKQRFAQAGNPVVRALYMDAEAYVAPAEEIEIPAAERKTIQTLGECSCRWPIGDPQTSDFHFCGRAKVPLLPYCEVHARRAFQPVAPRRRDRTDVEAPLTASLPAPAIAGSDPTKQRA; translated from the coding sequence ATGTCTTGGACTGATGAGCGCGTGGACCTTTTAAAAAGGCTCTGGTCGGAAGGACTGAGCGCCAGCCAGATCGCAGGCCGCCTTGGAAGCGTGACGCGCAATGCCGTCATCGGCAAAGTGCACCGGCTTGGCCTATCCGGCCGGGCAACGACGTCACGAATGAAATCGCACCGCCCTCGCACCCGGCTAGCGAATGCAAAGCGCCCGGTGAAGCAGCGCTTCGCGCAAGCCGGAAATCCGGTCGTGCGGGCACTCTATATGGACGCCGAAGCTTACGTGGCGCCTGCGGAGGAGATCGAAATTCCGGCCGCCGAAAGAAAAACTATTCAGACGCTCGGCGAATGCAGCTGCCGCTGGCCGATCGGCGACCCGCAGACCTCTGATTTCCATTTCTGCGGTCGCGCCAAGGTGCCGTTGCTTCCCTATTGCGAAGTGCATGCCCGGCGCGCCTTCCAGCCTGTCGCGCCGCGCCGCCGCGATCGCACGGACGTCGAAGCGCCGCTCACGGCGAGCCTTCCGGCTCCCGCGATCGCAGGCTCCGACCCGACCAAGCAGCGGGCCTGA
- the ppk2 gene encoding polyphosphate kinase 2, which translates to MAKNKHKDKKPDEPNVDPLTDEAATVSSSHDGSGRSAEHLGDHHRSALPKGYSLDPPKLPKEIDDAAMRSGGYPYDKRMKREEFEERLLTLQIELMKLQKHNLKVGNRILCLYEGRDGSGKGSCIKAFNEHMNPRNTRTVALPKPTETERGQLYFQRYMVHLPSAGEVVLFDRSWYNRAGVERVMGFCTPDQLAVFLREAPEYEGLLVRDGIKLFKYYLTIGREMQLKRFYERAKNPLKQWKLSSVDLASLGKYDDYTRAEIEMFRFTHTAIAPWAVVRANDQRRARLETIRHVLLSIEYEGRDLDAIGKHDPLIIGSGPEFFHPGVDQQN; encoded by the coding sequence ATGGCTAAAAACAAGCACAAAGACAAAAAGCCTGATGAGCCCAACGTCGATCCGCTGACCGATGAAGCCGCCACCGTGAGTTCGAGCCACGACGGCTCGGGGCGGTCCGCTGAGCATTTGGGCGATCACCACCGATCGGCGTTGCCGAAAGGTTATTCGCTCGACCCTCCGAAATTGCCGAAGGAGATCGACGACGCCGCGATGCGCTCCGGCGGCTATCCCTACGACAAGCGCATGAAGCGGGAAGAGTTTGAGGAACGGTTGCTGACTCTGCAGATCGAGCTCATGAAGTTGCAGAAGCACAATCTCAAAGTCGGCAACCGCATTCTTTGCCTCTACGAAGGACGCGATGGATCAGGCAAAGGCTCATGCATCAAGGCCTTCAATGAACACATGAACCCGCGCAACACACGAACCGTTGCGCTTCCCAAGCCGACGGAGACGGAACGCGGCCAGCTCTATTTTCAGCGCTACATGGTCCATCTGCCGAGCGCCGGCGAAGTCGTTCTCTTCGATCGCTCCTGGTACAATCGCGCCGGCGTCGAACGCGTGATGGGATTTTGCACGCCGGATCAGCTTGCCGTCTTCCTGCGCGAAGCGCCGGAATACGAGGGCCTTCTCGTTCGCGACGGCATCAAGCTCTTCAAGTATTATCTGACGATCGGCCGCGAGATGCAGCTGAAGCGCTTCTACGAGCGCGCCAAAAATCCACTGAAGCAATGGAAGCTATCGTCCGTAGATCTGGCGTCTCTCGGCAAGTACGACGATTACACACGCGCCGAAATCGAGATGTTTCGCTTCACCCACACGGCCATCGCACCCTGGGCCGTCGTGCGCGCCAACGACCAGCGCCGCGCGCGCCTCGAAACCATTCGCCACGTTCTGCTCTCGATCGAATACGAGGGACGGGATCTCGACGCGATCGGTAAGCACGATCCGTTGATCATCGGATCGGGTCCCGAATTTTTCCATCCGGGCGTCGATCAGCAAAATTAG
- a CDS encoding M48 family metallopeptidase — protein MRIINGHRAIDLSSKSRSVRLEDIGAQLEVRRHPGARRLTLRVSRTRRAVIVTLPLQCDLDEAGTFLNRHIDWVRARLDSLPNHVPFEDAAAMPLRGVPHTISFTGNTRTRLISVDDRQANRPTIVVPGDKERAPDRLTRFLFDEAKSDLATSVAKYARPLAVKPTRIAIRDQTSRWGSCSTTGALSFSWRLILAPSFVLDYVAAHEVAHLSEMNHGPRFWALVKKICPEFETAKQWLQVLGPDLHRYGPAHGQSQN, from the coding sequence ATGAGGATCATAAATGGACATCGCGCCATCGACCTGAGTTCAAAATCGCGATCGGTTCGTCTCGAGGACATCGGCGCACAGTTGGAAGTCCGCCGTCATCCGGGAGCACGCCGCTTGACGTTGCGCGTCAGCCGCACGCGCCGCGCGGTGATCGTCACGCTTCCTCTTCAATGCGATCTCGATGAAGCAGGCACGTTTCTCAACCGGCACATCGATTGGGTTCGCGCACGGTTGGACAGTCTTCCCAACCACGTTCCCTTCGAAGACGCAGCCGCGATGCCACTGCGCGGTGTCCCGCATACGATTTCATTTACGGGCAACACGCGCACGCGTTTGATCTCCGTCGACGATCGTCAAGCCAATCGCCCCACGATCGTCGTCCCGGGCGACAAGGAGCGTGCACCCGACAGGCTGACGCGTTTTCTGTTCGATGAAGCCAAAAGCGATCTCGCGACCAGCGTTGCCAAGTACGCGCGTCCGCTAGCCGTGAAGCCAACGCGCATCGCCATTCGCGATCAGACGAGCCGATGGGGCTCGTGCTCCACAACGGGCGCGCTTTCGTTCTCGTGGCGCCTGATCCTGGCTCCGTCCTTCGTGCTCGATTACGTCGCCGCGCACGAAGTCGCTCATCTCTCGGAGATGAACCACGGCCCGCGCTTTTGGGCGCTCGTCAAAAAGATCTGCCCCGAATTCGAAACCGCGAAGCAATGGTTGCAGGTTCTGGGACCCGATCTTCATCGCTACGGACCAGCGCACGGCCAGTCACAGAACTGA
- the argF gene encoding ornithine carbamoyltransferase: MTGYSKELEKAPQVMTTKQPVRTVRHFLDISDLDSKTLRGIIDAAHAMKVAGKRVPANLRPKDIEDRVLVLIFEKPSTRTRVSFDIAMRQLGGGALTLNNNDLQLGRGESVADTARVLSRYADGIMIRANAHATLAELAQHATIPVINGLTEKSHPCQVMADVQTFEEHLGPIEGKSVAWVGDGNNVAVSWMHAAVRFGFKLKLACPKELFPEEEALAWVRRENGDVEIGTDPVRAVEGVDCVVTDTWVSMGQSDAARRKKMLAPYAVDAKLMSKAAKNAIFMHCLPAYRGHEVTEDVLEGPQSVIFDEAENRLHAQKAILAWCFGA, from the coding sequence ATGACCGGCTATTCGAAAGAGCTGGAGAAAGCTCCGCAAGTTATGACCACGAAACAACCTGTCCGGACCGTCCGGCATTTTCTCGATATCTCCGATCTCGACAGCAAGACGCTGCGCGGGATCATCGATGCGGCGCATGCGATGAAAGTGGCAGGCAAACGCGTCCCCGCCAATTTGCGGCCGAAGGATATCGAGGACCGGGTCCTCGTTCTCATTTTCGAGAAGCCGTCGACCCGGACGCGCGTTTCGTTCGATATCGCGATGCGTCAGCTTGGCGGCGGTGCGCTGACGCTCAACAATAACGATCTGCAGCTCGGCCGCGGTGAATCCGTTGCCGATACCGCGCGCGTTCTCTCGCGCTATGCCGATGGCATCATGATCCGCGCCAACGCGCATGCGACGCTCGCAGAGCTTGCTCAGCATGCGACGATCCCCGTCATCAACGGTTTGACGGAGAAGAGCCATCCCTGTCAGGTAATGGCCGACGTCCAGACGTTCGAGGAGCATCTCGGCCCGATCGAGGGCAAGTCGGTCGCTTGGGTAGGTGACGGCAACAACGTCGCGGTTTCCTGGATGCATGCAGCCGTCCGTTTCGGTTTCAAGCTGAAGCTCGCATGCCCGAAAGAGCTTTTCCCCGAAGAGGAAGCGCTCGCGTGGGTTCGTCGCGAGAACGGCGATGTCGAGATCGGGACGGATCCGGTGCGCGCGGTCGAAGGCGTCGATTGCGTCGTCACGGATACGTGGGTTTCGATGGGACAGTCGGATGCGGCGCGGCGGAAGAAGATGCTCGCGCCCTACGCGGTCGATGCGAAGCTCATGAGCAAAGCGGCCAAGAACGCGATCTTCATGCACTGCCTGCCCGCCTACCGGGGGCATGAGGTCACTGAGGACGTTCTCGAGGGTCCGCAGTCCGTTATTTTTGACGAAGCCGAAAACCGGCTGCATGCTCAGAAAGCCATTCTTGCATGGTGCTTCGGCGCCTGA
- a CDS encoding ActS/PrrB/RegB family redox-sensitive histidine kinase: MSMPTDSAPAPVLKGIVNERESQLRLMTSVRLRWMAVLGQLAAIAAVTLLYGFPLNIGSCLVLIALSAWLNVFLSIRFPVRYRLSTRFALGLLVYDVLQLAGLLYLTGGIQNPFSVLLVAPVTVAAATLPPRYTVFLGSAVIAIGMLLINNHYPLPWREGTRFELPTDYKIGLLLAMTASMVFMAFFTWRLNKESRQMSAALAATDMVLASEQRLHALDGLAAAAAHELGTPLSTIALVAKELEHELGSDSRYREDLQLLHSQARRCREILQKLTRKPDEQDPMHASLSVVELLEEASTPHRNAGKRIIISASPLPGLDDEVRIEPVAHRRPGVIYGLGNLIENAVGFANSEVQITARWNGSHVFFTISDDGPGFAPEMMDSIGEPYVTTRRFEDKGDHGHSGLGLGLFIAKTLLERSGATVSFSNLTPPRHGANIQISWPRTAFELPPGAFAWPGRRSSATKVA; this comes from the coding sequence ATGAGTATGCCTACTGATAGCGCGCCCGCGCCGGTTCTCAAGGGCATCGTAAACGAACGCGAGAGCCAGCTCCGCCTCATGACGAGCGTTCGTCTTCGCTGGATGGCGGTGCTCGGCCAGCTCGCTGCCATCGCGGCAGTGACGCTGCTCTACGGCTTCCCATTGAACATCGGAAGTTGCCTCGTTCTCATCGCGCTGTCGGCGTGGCTGAATGTCTTTCTGTCGATCCGCTTTCCGGTGCGCTACCGCCTCAGCACGCGGTTCGCGCTCGGTCTTCTCGTCTACGACGTCTTGCAGCTCGCGGGTCTCCTCTATCTGACGGGCGGCATTCAAAATCCGTTTTCGGTTTTGCTCGTCGCCCCGGTCACGGTCGCGGCCGCGACGCTGCCGCCGCGCTACACGGTGTTCCTTGGTTCAGCCGTGATCGCGATCGGCATGCTGCTCATCAACAATCATTATCCGCTGCCGTGGCGGGAGGGGACGCGTTTCGAACTTCCGACCGATTACAAGATCGGTTTGCTGCTGGCGATGACCGCGTCGATGGTGTTCATGGCCTTCTTCACATGGCGATTGAACAAGGAATCCCGGCAGATGTCAGCTGCTTTGGCGGCGACAGACATGGTGCTTGCGAGCGAGCAGAGGCTGCACGCGCTCGACGGATTGGCGGCAGCGGCGGCGCATGAACTCGGCACGCCGCTTTCGACGATCGCGCTCGTCGCCAAGGAACTTGAGCACGAGCTTGGCAGCGATAGCCGCTATCGCGAGGACTTGCAGCTTCTTCACAGTCAGGCCCGCCGCTGCCGGGAAATTCTGCAGAAGCTGACGCGTAAGCCTGACGAGCAGGATCCGATGCACGCGAGCCTCAGCGTGGTGGAGCTCCTCGAAGAAGCATCGACGCCGCATCGGAACGCCGGCAAGCGCATCATCATTTCTGCAAGTCCGTTGCCGGGCCTCGACGACGAAGTGAGGATCGAGCCCGTTGCGCATCGCCGCCCGGGCGTCATCTACGGGCTCGGCAATCTCATCGAGAATGCCGTCGGCTTCGCGAATTCGGAGGTGCAGATCACGGCGCGCTGGAACGGCTCGCACGTCTTCTTCACGATCTCCGACGATGGTCCGGGCTTTGCGCCCGAGATGATGGACAGCATCGGCGAGCCTTACGTCACGACGCGGCGCTTCGAAGACAAGGGCGATCACGGCCACTCGGGACTGGGGCTCGGACTCTTCATCGCCAAGACGCTTCTGGAGCGTTCAGGCGCGACCGTGTCCTTCTCAAACCTCACGCCGCCTCGTCATGGGGCCAATATTCAGATCTCATGGCCGAGAACCGCTTTCGAACTCCCGCCCGGTGCTTTCGCCTGGCCGGGACGGCGTTCTTCGGCGACGAAAGTGGCATAA
- a CDS encoding SCO family protein yields the protein MNRTTIGMVFAGLLTGAALGFIALKVPTPAMNTETQVTGKPAVGGPFSLFDQTGKRVTDKDFLGRYMLVFFGYTNCPDICPAGLQVMSAALDKLGDRARDVVPVFITLDPKEDTPERLATYLKSFHPRLVGLTGSESDTAAAAKAYRVFYQKVPDDKDPSHYSIDHSAIFYLMGKDGTLVAPIPHTNDVDQLALAIEKAIH from the coding sequence ATGAACCGCACGACGATTGGGATGGTCTTCGCCGGCCTTCTGACAGGCGCCGCACTTGGGTTTATTGCGCTTAAAGTACCGACCCCGGCAATGAATACCGAAACCCAAGTCACCGGTAAGCCGGCTGTCGGGGGTCCGTTCAGCCTTTTCGATCAGACCGGCAAGCGGGTGACCGACAAGGACTTTCTTGGACGGTATATGCTCGTCTTCTTTGGTTATACAAATTGTCCGGATATTTGTCCTGCCGGTCTTCAGGTGATGTCAGCTGCTCTCGACAAGCTCGGCGACCGCGCCCGCGACGTCGTTCCGGTCTTCATCACGCTTGACCCGAAGGAAGATACGCCCGAGCGGCTCGCGACATATCTGAAAAGCTTTCATCCGCGTCTCGTCGGCTTGACCGGAAGCGAGAGCGACACTGCAGCGGCAGCCAAAGCCTATCGCGTTTTTTACCAGAAGGTTCCTGACGACAAAGATCCTTCGCACTACAGCATCGATCACTCGGCGATCTTCTACCTGATGGGCAAGGACGGAACATTGGTTGCGCCGATCCCGCACACGAACGACGTTGATCAACTCGCACTCGCGATCGAAAAAGCAATTCATTAA
- a CDS encoding AAA family ATPase, which yields MVFWRSRSEKKADAPTNVGDESAAADKPGSAIKRSATEAATNVVTLVTSRLADRLADVSAVAEDGETKEQKTPNEQKTAKDPATIKPIEQTHFFGQKRAIAKIRTALEASRGEHLVILGQPGTGRLQLAESIGKDVERSPSPDWIYVVDHDAPSRAKGFVLPPGDGARFRRDVRGATTKAWAAFNRYLKSEEHRISLDLLEEEMRYQSEKAVEPVRRRAEAQNIAVVKSLDGYVLAPMHEGRVVRSDVFRALPDSLKRNVEAKITAFEDELQSIVATLPEAEFSASEKHEALLRQTALRAVRPGLAAIKKSYPENASIAAALDAIEEAFMTSAVRGVGVERYMPAVLLDCDDGHFYDPSVRSHVVIARNASASDLLGEISRDALGVPVLLPGHLMRAGSGIVIIEAWKLAADPRAWLALSAAIRSKEIVPINAAGVGLKADPIPLLATIVLIADAQSWSKLEAIEPGVARYFPHVAKLADTVPIAELSEADFAKGAARMASDHGLRPLNPAVAPLIYKDAVRRGGGRVSLAGIALLHLLQEADAIAADHSVSQIRAADLTEALTRRAEGNAP from the coding sequence ATGGTTTTCTGGCGTAGCAGATCGGAGAAAAAAGCCGACGCTCCGACGAACGTTGGGGACGAGAGTGCGGCCGCGGATAAGCCGGGGAGCGCGATCAAGCGCAGCGCAACGGAGGCTGCGACCAATGTCGTGACGCTCGTGACGAGCCGTCTCGCCGATCGTTTGGCCGACGTCTCTGCGGTGGCAGAGGACGGCGAAACGAAAGAGCAGAAGACGCCGAACGAGCAAAAGACGGCGAAAGATCCGGCGACGATCAAGCCCATCGAGCAGACGCACTTCTTCGGACAGAAACGCGCGATTGCGAAAATTCGCACGGCACTCGAAGCGAGCCGCGGAGAGCATCTCGTTATCCTGGGGCAGCCCGGCACGGGCCGTCTCCAACTTGCCGAGTCCATCGGCAAGGATGTCGAGCGGTCGCCGTCTCCGGATTGGATTTACGTCGTCGATCATGATGCGCCGTCGCGCGCGAAGGGCTTCGTCTTGCCGCCTGGCGACGGGGCGCGTTTCCGGCGCGACGTTCGCGGGGCGACGACCAAGGCGTGGGCCGCATTCAATCGCTATCTCAAAAGCGAAGAGCATCGCATCAGCCTCGATTTGCTCGAGGAGGAGATGCGCTATCAAAGCGAAAAGGCCGTCGAGCCCGTGCGGCGGCGGGCGGAGGCGCAGAACATCGCCGTCGTCAAATCGCTCGACGGTTACGTCCTCGCGCCCATGCATGAGGGCCGCGTCGTCCGATCGGATGTTTTTCGCGCGCTGCCGGATTCCCTCAAGCGCAATGTCGAAGCCAAGATCACGGCCTTCGAGGACGAGCTTCAGTCCATCGTCGCGACGCTTCCGGAGGCTGAATTCAGCGCCAGCGAGAAGCACGAGGCTCTTCTCCGGCAGACGGCGCTCCGGGCTGTGCGTCCGGGCCTTGCTGCGATCAAGAAATCCTATCCTGAGAACGCCTCCATTGCTGCGGCGCTGGACGCGATCGAAGAAGCGTTCATGACGTCGGCCGTCCGCGGCGTCGGTGTCGAACGGTATATGCCGGCTGTGCTGCTCGACTGCGATGACGGGCATTTTTACGATCCATCGGTGCGCAGCCATGTCGTCATCGCGCGGAATGCCTCGGCGTCCGATCTGCTCGGCGAAATCAGCCGCGATGCGCTGGGTGTGCCCGTACTTCTTCCCGGCCATCTGATGCGCGCCGGATCAGGTATCGTCATCATCGAGGCGTGGAAGCTTGCCGCTGACCCGCGTGCATGGCTTGCGCTCAGCGCCGCCATTCGCAGCAAAGAGATTGTGCCGATCAATGCGGCCGGCGTTGGCCTCAAAGCCGATCCCATTCCGCTGCTCGCGACGATCGTGCTCATTGCCGATGCGCAATCGTGGTCGAAGCTCGAAGCCATCGAGCCGGGCGTCGCGCGATATTTCCCGCACGTCGCGAAGCTTGCCGACACCGTGCCGATCGCGGAACTCAGCGAAGCCGATTTCGCCAAGGGCGCGGCGCGTATGGCGTCAGATCACGGCCTTCGCCCACTCAACCCGGCCGTTGCGCCGCTGATCTACAAGGATGCGGTTCGCCGTGGCGGCGGACGCGTGTCGCTCGCGGGGATCGCGCTCTTGCATCTGCTGCAGGAAGCGGATGCGATTGCGGCCGATCACTCGGTATCGCAAATCCGGGCTGCCGATTTGACTGAAGCGCTCACGCGGCGCGCTGAAGGTAACGCGCCGTGA
- a CDS encoding ActR/PrrA/RegA family redox response regulator transcription factor — protein MVTEDLSFKQDELPADRSLVIVDDDRSFLQRLARAMELRGFEVRFGHSVAEGVDLIREKAPAFAVVDMRLEDGSGLDVIAELARARPDARAIVLTGYGNIATAVSAVKLGAVDYLAKPADADDVTDALLAPTDSKAPPPENPMSADRVRWEHIQRVYELCNRNVSETARRLNMHRRTLQRILAKRAPK, from the coding sequence TTGGTTACCGAAGACCTGTCATTCAAACAGGATGAATTGCCGGCCGACCGTTCGTTGGTCATCGTCGACGACGACAGGTCGTTTCTGCAACGCTTGGCGCGCGCCATGGAGCTTCGCGGCTTCGAGGTTCGTTTCGGCCATTCCGTTGCTGAAGGCGTCGATCTCATCCGCGAAAAGGCGCCGGCCTTTGCTGTCGTCGACATGCGTCTCGAAGATGGCTCCGGTCTCGACGTCATCGCCGAGCTCGCGAGGGCCCGACCCGATGCGCGCGCGATCGTTCTCACCGGCTACGGCAATATCGCAACGGCGGTTTCGGCCGTGAAGCTCGGCGCCGTCGATTATCTCGCGAAGCCTGCTGACGCCGACGATGTTACCGACGCGCTTCTCGCTCCGACGGATTCAAAGGCACCACCGCCGGAGAACCCGATGTCGGCGGACCGCGTGCGTTGGGAGCACATTCAGCGCGTGTATGAGCTTTGCAATCGCAACGTCTCGGAAACAGCGCGCCGGCTGAATATGCATCGCCGTACGCTGCAACGCATCCTCGCGAAGCGCGCACCGAAATAA
- a CDS encoding MmcB family DNA repair protein: protein MTEAAPSATNPASPVLPSEKARDYERARAILRGTQRLLRSLDFESVSEVSLANGRRADVLGIRRDGEIWIVEIKSSIADFRADQKWPEYRDYCDALLFAVAADFPSEILPVDTGLILADAYAGEMVRTPPHHPLPAARRKAVTIALARTASMRLHAERDPGFGIE from the coding sequence ATGACCGAGGCCGCGCCGTCCGCAACGAATCCCGCCTCTCCCGTTCTTCCCAGCGAAAAGGCCCGGGATTATGAACGCGCCCGCGCCATCCTCCGCGGCACGCAGCGGCTGCTCCGGTCGCTCGATTTCGAAAGCGTGAGCGAGGTCTCGCTCGCCAATGGACGCCGCGCCGACGTCTTGGGTATCCGCCGCGACGGCGAGATTTGGATCGTTGAGATCAAGTCGAGTATTGCCGACTTCCGGGCCGATCAGAAATGGCCGGAGTATCGCGACTACTGCGATGCACTTCTCTTCGCAGTCGCAGCGGATTTCCCGTCGGAGATTTTGCCGGTCGATACCGGATTGATCCTCGCCGACGCCTATGCGGGCGAGATGGTGCGAACGCCGCCGCACCATCCATTACCAGCCGCTCGGCGTAAAGCCGTGACGATTGCGCTCGCGCGCACGGCGTCGATGCGGTTGCACGCCGAGCGTGATCCGGGCTTCGGGATAGAATGA
- a CDS encoding aspartate aminotransferase family protein, translating into MGTYARQDIVFVRGEGCCLIAESGERYLDFGSGVAVNSLGHAHPQLVAALKTQAEKLWHTSNLYRVEGQETVADKLTRLTFAERVFFCNSGAEACEGAIKVARRYHYVSGEPNRQRIIAFRGAFHGRTLATLAAAGNDKYLEGFGPTAEGFDHVDLGDFDALEAAIRPETAAIMLEPIQGEGGVRAVAPEFLRAVRELCDKHGLLLVLDEVQTGIGRTGKLFAHEWAGITPDVMAIAKGFGGGFPVGAVLATAEASKGMTPGTHGSTFGGNPLAMAVASTVLDVIAEPGFLEAVQMKTLRLKQGLESLKDQHAGLVEEVRGAGLLTGLKLKPHVTPPQVVKAANEEKLLIVGAGDNSVRVLPPLIATEEEISEGVRALSRALSRVARETSR; encoded by the coding sequence ATGGGCACATATGCCCGTCAGGACATCGTATTCGTGCGCGGTGAGGGCTGCTGCCTCATCGCCGAGAGCGGCGAGCGCTATCTCGATTTCGGATCCGGCGTCGCCGTCAATTCGCTCGGCCATGCGCATCCGCAACTCGTCGCGGCGCTGAAGACACAGGCCGAAAAGCTGTGGCACACCTCGAACCTCTACCGTGTCGAGGGTCAGGAGACCGTCGCTGATAAGCTGACGCGCCTGACGTTTGCTGAACGGGTCTTCTTCTGTAATTCGGGCGCGGAAGCCTGCGAGGGCGCGATCAAGGTCGCGCGCCGCTATCATTATGTATCGGGCGAACCCAATCGCCAGCGCATCATCGCATTTCGCGGCGCCTTCCACGGGCGCACGCTGGCGACGCTCGCGGCCGCGGGGAACGACAAATATCTCGAAGGCTTTGGGCCGACCGCCGAGGGCTTCGATCACGTCGATCTCGGCGATTTCGATGCACTTGAAGCTGCGATCAGGCCGGAGACGGCGGCGATCATGCTGGAGCCCATTCAGGGCGAGGGCGGCGTCCGGGCCGTTGCTCCGGAATTCCTCAGGGCCGTTCGCGAGCTTTGCGACAAGCACGGTCTGCTGCTCGTGCTCGACGAGGTTCAGACGGGCATCGGGCGGACGGGCAAACTGTTCGCGCACGAATGGGCTGGCATCACGCCGGACGTCATGGCGATTGCGAAAGGCTTCGGGGGCGGATTTCCGGTCGGCGCCGTGCTGGCGACTGCGGAAGCCTCCAAAGGCATGACGCCGGGTACGCATGGTTCAACGTTCGGCGGCAATCCGCTGGCGATGGCTGTCGCCTCGACGGTTCTCGATGTCATCGCGGAGCCCGGTTTCCTCGAAGCCGTGCAGATGAAAACACTTCGCCTCAAGCAGGGTCTTGAGAGTCTCAAGGATCAGCACGCGGGGCTCGTCGAAGAAGTCCGTGGCGCGGGTCTGTTGACGGGACTGAAGCTGAAGCCCCACGTCACGCCACCGCAGGTGGTCAAGGCCGCCAATGAGGAGAAGCTTCTCATCGTTGGGGCCGGCGATAATAGCGTCCGCGTTCTTCCACCCCTCATCGCGACCGAGGAAGAGATTAGCGAAGGGGTGAGAGCCCTATCGCGCGCACTCTCGCGTGTCGCTCGCGAGACGTCCCGATGA